One window of the Klebsiella sp. WP3-W18-ESBL-02 genome contains the following:
- the gppA gene encoding guanosine-5'-triphosphate,3'-diphosphate diphosphatase produces the protein MLTSTSLYAAIDLGSNSFHMLIVREVAGSIQTLTRIKRKVRLAAGLSQDNILSTEAMEQGWQCLRLFAERLQDIPPTQIRIVATATLRLAVNADVFIAKAQDILGCPVQVIRGEEEARLIYQGVAHTTGGDDRRLVVDIGGASTELVTGTGAQTTSLFSLSMGCVTWLERYFTDRNLAQEHFDEAERAARDVLKPVADELRHHGWKVCVGASGTVQALQEIMMAQGMDERITLAKLQQLKQRAIQCGRLEELEIEGLTLERALVFPSGLAILIAIFTELNIQCMTLAGGALREGLVYGMLHLAVDEDIRSRTLRNIQRRFMVDIEQASRVEHLAANFADQVAKSWELEPLSRELLLSACALHEIGLSVDFKQAPQHAAYLVRNLDLPGFTPAQKKLLATLLLNQTSAVNLPSLHQQNAVPPRVAEHLCRLLRLAILFASRRRDDLLPDITLTADGDNLTVTLPDGWLDAHPLGREMVEQERQWQSYIHWPLEVR, from the coding sequence ATGCTCACTTCCACCTCGCTATATGCAGCTATCGATCTCGGTTCCAATAGTTTTCATATGCTGATTGTGCGCGAGGTGGCGGGAAGCATCCAGACGCTCACCCGCATCAAGCGTAAAGTGCGTCTGGCCGCCGGGCTGAGCCAGGATAACATCCTGTCGACGGAAGCCATGGAGCAGGGCTGGCAGTGCCTGCGCCTGTTCGCCGAACGGCTACAGGATATTCCCCCGACGCAAATCCGCATCGTCGCAACCGCAACGCTGCGTCTGGCCGTTAATGCCGATGTCTTCATTGCCAAAGCGCAGGACATTCTCGGTTGCCCGGTGCAGGTTATCCGCGGCGAAGAAGAAGCGCGCCTGATTTATCAGGGCGTGGCGCACACCACCGGCGGCGACGATCGTCGTTTAGTGGTCGATATCGGCGGTGCCAGCACCGAACTGGTCACCGGCACCGGCGCGCAAACCACCTCGCTGTTCAGCCTGTCGATGGGCTGCGTGACCTGGCTTGAGCGCTACTTCACCGACCGCAACCTCGCGCAGGAACATTTCGATGAAGCCGAACGCGCCGCCCGCGACGTGCTGAAACCGGTCGCCGATGAGCTGCGTCATCACGGCTGGAAGGTCTGCGTTGGTGCCTCCGGTACGGTTCAGGCATTACAAGAAATTATGATGGCGCAGGGAATGGATGAACGCATCACCCTCGCTAAGCTGCAGCAGCTGAAACAGCGCGCGATTCAATGCGGCCGTCTGGAAGAGCTGGAAATTGAAGGGCTGACGCTGGAGCGGGCGCTGGTTTTCCCAAGCGGGCTAGCCATCCTTATTGCCATTTTCACCGAACTGAATATCCAGTGCATGACGCTGGCCGGTGGCGCACTGCGCGAAGGGCTGGTCTACGGCATGCTGCATCTGGCGGTCGATGAAGATATCCGCAGCCGCACGCTGCGCAATATTCAGCGCCGTTTTATGGTTGATATTGAACAGGCCAGCCGTGTGGAACATCTGGCAGCGAATTTTGCCGATCAGGTCGCTAAAAGCTGGGAACTGGAGCCGCTGAGCCGCGAACTTCTGCTCAGCGCCTGTGCGTTGCACGAGATTGGCCTCAGCGTCGATTTCAAACAAGCGCCGCAGCACGCCGCCTATCTGGTGCGTAACCTCGATCTGCCGGGCTTCACGCCTGCACAGAAAAAGCTGCTTGCGACGCTGCTGCTTAACCAGACCAGCGCCGTCAACCTGCCGTCGCTGCACCAGCAGAACGCCGTACCGCCGCGCGTAGCCGAGCACCTCTGTCGTCTGCTGCGCCTGGCGATTCTGTTTGCCAGCCGTCGCCGCGACGACCTTCTGCCAGACATTACGCTTACCGCCGACGGCGACAATCTGACGGTCACCCTGCCGGATGGCTGGCTGGACGCGCACCCGCTCGGGCGTGAGATGGTGGAACAAGAGCGCCAGTGGCAAAGCTATATCCACTGGCCGCTGGAAGTACGCTAA
- the rep gene encoding DNA helicase Rep, which translates to MRLNPGQQQAVEFVTGPCLVLAGAGSGKTRVITNKIAHLIHACGYQARHIAAVTFTNKAAREMKERVAQTLGRKEARGLMISTFHTLGLDIIKREYAALGMKSNFSLFDDTDQTALLKELTEGLIEDDKVVFQQLISTISNWKNDLMTPAQAAASAKGERDRIFAHCYSLYDAHMKACNVLDFDDLILLPTLLLQRNEEVRERWQNKIRYLLVDEYQDTNTSQYELVKLLVGQRARFTVVGDDDQSIYSWRGARPQNLVLLSQDFPALRVIKLEQNYRSSGRILKAANILIANNPHVFEKRLFSELGYGPELKVLSANHEEHEAERVTGELIAHHFVNKTQYKDYAILYRGNHQSRVFEKFLMQNRIPYKISGGTSFFSRPEIKDLLAYLRVLSNPDDDSAFLRIVNTPKREIGPATLQKLGEWAMTRNKSLFTASFDMGLSQTLSGRGYESLTRFTQWLGEIQRLAEREPIAAVRDLIHGIDYESWLFETSPSPKAAEMRMKNVNTLFSWMTEMLEGSELEEPMTLTQVVTRFTLRDMMERGESEEELDQVQLMTLHASKGLEFPYVFLVGMEEGLLPHQSSIDEDNVDEERRLAYVGITRAQKELIFTLCKERRQYGELVRPEPSRFLLELPQDDVIWEQERKVITAEERMQKGQSHLANLKAMMAAKKAKS; encoded by the coding sequence ATGCGTTTGAACCCCGGACAACAACAAGCCGTCGAATTCGTCACCGGACCTTGCCTGGTGCTGGCGGGGGCGGGTTCCGGTAAAACTCGCGTTATCACCAATAAAATCGCCCATCTGATCCACGCCTGTGGCTATCAGGCGCGGCACATTGCCGCGGTGACCTTTACCAATAAGGCCGCGCGCGAGATGAAAGAGCGCGTAGCGCAAACGCTGGGGCGCAAAGAAGCGCGTGGGCTGATGATTTCCACGTTCCACACCCTGGGGCTGGATATCATCAAGCGTGAATATGCCGCGTTGGGAATGAAGTCGAACTTCTCGCTGTTTGACGATACTGACCAGACCGCGCTGCTCAAAGAGCTGACCGAAGGGCTGATCGAAGATGACAAGGTGGTGTTTCAGCAGCTGATCTCGACGATCTCCAACTGGAAAAACGATCTGATGACGCCAGCGCAGGCGGCGGCCAGCGCGAAAGGCGAGCGCGATCGTATCTTTGCCCACTGCTATAGCCTGTACGATGCGCATATGAAGGCGTGCAACGTGCTGGACTTTGACGATCTGATCCTGCTGCCGACGCTGCTATTGCAGCGCAATGAAGAAGTGCGCGAGCGCTGGCAAAACAAAATTCGCTACCTGCTGGTGGATGAGTACCAGGACACTAACACCAGCCAGTATGAGCTGGTGAAACTGCTGGTGGGGCAGCGCGCCCGTTTTACCGTGGTGGGTGATGACGATCAGTCTATCTACTCGTGGCGCGGCGCGCGTCCGCAGAACCTGGTGCTGTTGAGCCAGGATTTCCCGGCGCTGCGGGTCATCAAGCTGGAGCAGAACTACCGTTCGTCCGGGCGTATTCTGAAGGCGGCCAACATTCTGATCGCGAACAACCCACACGTGTTTGAAAAGCGTCTGTTCTCCGAACTGGGCTACGGACCGGAGCTGAAGGTACTGAGCGCTAATCATGAAGAGCACGAGGCGGAGCGCGTCACCGGTGAGCTGATCGCCCACCACTTTGTGAACAAAACGCAGTATAAGGATTACGCCATCCTTTACCGTGGCAACCACCAGTCGCGGGTGTTTGAAAAATTCCTGATGCAGAACCGCATCCCGTACAAAATTTCCGGCGGCACGTCGTTTTTCTCGCGCCCGGAAATTAAAGATCTGCTGGCTTATCTGCGCGTGCTGAGCAACCCGGATGACGACAGCGCGTTCCTGCGTATCGTCAACACGCCGAAACGCGAGATTGGCCCCGCGACGCTGCAAAAGCTCGGCGAATGGGCGATGACCCGTAATAAAAGCCTGTTTACCGCCAGCTTCGATATGGGGCTGAGTCAGACGCTCAGCGGGCGTGGCTATGAATCGCTGACCCGCTTTACCCAGTGGCTGGGGGAAATTCAGCGCCTGGCAGAGCGTGAGCCGATTGCCGCCGTACGCGATCTTATTCACGGCATTGATTACGAATCCTGGTTGTTTGAAACCTCGCCTAGCCCGAAAGCCGCCGAAATGCGTATGAAAAACGTCAACACGCTGTTCAGCTGGATGACGGAGATGCTCGAAGGCAGCGAGCTGGAAGAGCCGATGACCCTCACGCAGGTGGTTACCCGCTTTACCCTGCGCGATATGATGGAGCGCGGTGAAAGTGAGGAAGAGCTGGACCAGGTACAGCTAATGACCCTGCACGCCTCAAAAGGGCTGGAGTTTCCTTATGTCTTCCTGGTTGGCATGGAGGAGGGGCTGTTGCCGCACCAGAGCAGCATCGATGAAGATAACGTCGACGAAGAGCGTCGCCTGGCCTATGTGGGCATTACCCGCGCGCAGAAAGAGCTGATTTTTACCCTGTGCAAAGAGCGCCGTCAGTATGGTGAGCTGGTGCGTCCGGAGCCGAGCCGTTTCCTGCTGGAACTGCCGCAGGATGATGTCATTTGGGAGCAGGAGCGGAAGGTCATTACCGCCGAAGAGCGGATGCAGAAAGGGCAGAGCCATCTGGCAAACCTGAAAGCCATGATGGCGGCAAAGAAAGCGAAATCGTAG
- the ppiC gene encoding peptidylprolyl isomerase PpiC — MTKSAAALHILVKEEKLALEILSKLDRGISFDHLAKRYSRCPSGRNGGDLGEFKQGMMVGPFDAAVFSCPLLKPYGPVKTKFGYHIIKVLYRR; from the coding sequence ATGACAAAGAGCGCGGCAGCCCTGCATATCCTGGTAAAAGAAGAAAAACTGGCTCTGGAGATCCTGAGCAAACTGGATCGTGGTATCAGCTTCGATCATCTGGCGAAACGCTACTCTCGCTGTCCTTCCGGGCGCAACGGCGGCGATCTGGGTGAATTTAAACAGGGGATGATGGTGGGACCATTTGATGCCGCCGTTTTCAGCTGTCCGCTGCTGAAACCCTACGGACCAGTCAAGACCAAATTTGGCTACCACATCATCAAAGTGCTGTATCGCCGATAA
- the ppiC gene encoding peptidylprolyl isomerase PpiC produces MAKTAAALHILVKEEKLALDLLEQIKNGADFGKLAKKHSICPSGKRGGDLGEFRQGQMVPAFDKVVFSCPVLEPTGPLHTQFGYHIIKVLYRN; encoded by the coding sequence ATGGCGAAAACAGCAGCAGCACTGCATATCCTTGTTAAAGAAGAGAAACTGGCCCTGGATCTGCTGGAGCAGATTAAAAACGGCGCAGACTTCGGCAAGCTGGCGAAAAAGCATTCCATCTGCCCATCAGGCAAACGCGGCGGTGATTTAGGTGAATTCCGTCAGGGCCAGATGGTTCCGGCGTTCGATAAAGTCGTCTTCTCCTGCCCGGTGCTGGAGCCGACCGGCCCGCTGCATACCCAGTTCGGTTATCACATCATTAAGGTGCTGTACCGTAACTAA
- the ilvC gene encoding ketol-acid reductoisomerase: MANYFNTLNLRQQLAQLGKCRFMGRDEFADGASYLQGKKVVIVGCGAQGLNQGLNMRDSGLDISYALRKEAIAEKRASWRKATENGFKVGTYEDLIPQADLVVNLTPDKQHSDVVRSVQPLMKDGAALGYSHGFNIVEVGEQIRKDITVVMVAPKCPGTEVREEYKRGFGVPTLIAVHPENDPKGEGMAIAKAWAAATGGHRAGVLESSFVAEVKSDLMGEQTILCGMLQAGSLLCFDKLVAEGTDPAYAEKLIQFGWETITEALKQGGITLMMDRLSNPAKLRAYALSEQLKEIMAPLFQKHMDDIISGEFSSGMMADWANDDKKLLTWREETGKTAFETAAQFEGKIGEQEYFDKGVLMIAMVKAGVELAFETMVDSGIIEESAYYESLHELPLIANTIARKRLYEMNVVISDTAEYGNYLFSYACVPLLKEFMTTLQTGDLGKAIAEGAVDNAQLRDVNEAIRSHAIEQVGKKLRGYMTDMKRIAVAG; encoded by the coding sequence ATGGCTAACTACTTTAATACACTGAACCTGCGCCAGCAGCTGGCGCAGCTGGGCAAATGTCGCTTTATGGGTCGCGACGAATTCGCCGATGGCGCAAGCTACCTTCAGGGTAAAAAAGTGGTCATCGTCGGCTGTGGCGCACAGGGTCTGAACCAGGGCCTGAACATGCGTGACTCCGGTCTGGATATCTCCTACGCTCTGCGTAAAGAAGCCATTGCTGAGAAGCGTGCTTCCTGGCGTAAAGCGACTGAAAACGGCTTCAAAGTGGGCACCTACGAAGATCTGATCCCGCAGGCTGACCTGGTGGTTAACCTGACCCCGGACAAGCAGCACTCTGACGTAGTACGTTCCGTACAGCCGCTGATGAAAGACGGCGCGGCGCTGGGTTACTCCCACGGCTTCAACATCGTGGAAGTCGGCGAGCAGATCCGTAAAGACATCACCGTTGTGATGGTGGCGCCGAAGTGTCCGGGTACTGAAGTGCGTGAAGAATACAAACGTGGTTTCGGCGTTCCAACCCTGATCGCCGTTCACCCGGAAAACGATCCGAAAGGCGAAGGCATGGCTATCGCCAAAGCGTGGGCCGCAGCTACCGGCGGTCACCGTGCGGGTGTACTGGAATCCTCCTTCGTGGCAGAAGTGAAATCTGACCTGATGGGCGAGCAGACTATCCTGTGCGGTATGCTGCAGGCCGGTTCTCTGCTGTGCTTCGACAAGCTGGTGGCAGAAGGCACCGACCCGGCTTATGCGGAAAAACTGATTCAGTTCGGCTGGGAAACCATCACCGAAGCGCTGAAGCAGGGCGGCATCACCCTGATGATGGACCGTCTGTCTAACCCGGCGAAACTGCGTGCTTACGCGCTGTCCGAACAGCTGAAAGAGATTATGGCGCCGCTGTTCCAGAAACACATGGACGACATCATTTCCGGCGAATTCTCCTCCGGCATGATGGCTGACTGGGCCAACGATGATAAGAAACTGCTGACCTGGCGTGAAGAGACCGGCAAAACCGCGTTCGAAACCGCTGCGCAGTTTGAAGGTAAAATCGGTGAGCAGGAGTACTTCGATAAAGGCGTGCTGATGATCGCGATGGTGAAAGCGGGCGTTGAGCTGGCGTTTGAAACCATGGTCGACTCCGGCATAATCGAAGAATCTGCTTACTATGAATCACTGCATGAACTGCCGCTGATCGCCAACACCATTGCCCGTAAGCGTCTGTACGAAATGAACGTGGTTATCTCTGATACCGCAGAATACGGTAACTACCTGTTCTCTTATGCTTGCGTACCGCTGCTGAAAGAGTTCATGACCACTCTGCAGACCGGCGATCTGGGCAAAGCGATTGCCGAAGGTGCGGTAGACAACGCGCAGCTGCGCGACGTGAACGAAGCGATTCGCAGCCACGCTATCGAGCAGGTTGGTAAGAAACTGCGCGGTTACATGACCGATATGAAACGCATTGCCGTTGCTGGCTAA
- the ilvY gene encoding HTH-type transcriptional activator IlvY, giving the protein MDLRDLKMFLHLADSRHFGRSARAMHVSPSTLSRQIQRLEEDLGQPLFVRDNRTVTLTEAGEELRVFAQQTLLQYQQLRHTLDQQGPSLSGELHIFCSVTAAYSHLPPILDRFRAEHPSVEIKLTTGDAADAMDKVVTGEADLAIAGKPETLPGAVAFSMLENLAVVLIAPALPCPVRNQVSVEKPDWSTVPFIMADQGPVRRRIELWFRRHKISNPSIYATVGGHEAMVSMVALGCGVALLPEVVLENSPEPVRNRVMILERSDEKTPFELGVCAPKKRLHEPLIDAFWKIVLERKIDDGK; this is encoded by the coding sequence GTGGATTTACGCGATCTGAAAATGTTCCTGCATCTGGCGGATAGCCGCCACTTTGGCCGCAGCGCGCGGGCGATGCACGTCAGCCCCTCCACGCTCTCCCGACAAATTCAGCGCCTGGAAGAAGACCTCGGTCAGCCGCTGTTTGTACGCGATAACCGTACGGTCACGCTGACCGAAGCGGGCGAAGAGCTGCGCGTATTCGCCCAGCAGACGCTGCTGCAATACCAGCAGCTGCGCCACACGCTTGACCAACAAGGGCCGTCGCTGTCGGGTGAATTACATATTTTCTGTTCGGTGACCGCCGCGTACAGCCATCTGCCGCCAATCCTCGACCGCTTCCGCGCCGAACATCCGTCGGTGGAAATCAAGCTCACCACCGGCGACGCCGCCGATGCGATGGACAAAGTGGTCACCGGCGAGGCCGATCTGGCGATTGCCGGTAAGCCCGAGACGCTGCCCGGCGCGGTAGCGTTTTCCATGTTAGAGAATCTGGCGGTCGTCCTGATTGCCCCGGCGCTGCCTTGCCCGGTGCGTAATCAGGTTTCCGTCGAGAAACCCGACTGGTCGACGGTACCGTTTATCATGGCCGATCAGGGGCCGGTACGCCGCCGCATTGAGCTGTGGTTCCGCCGTCACAAAATCAGCAACCCATCGATTTACGCTACGGTGGGCGGCCACGAGGCGATGGTTTCAATGGTGGCGCTGGGCTGCGGCGTGGCGCTACTGCCGGAAGTGGTGCTGGAAAACAGCCCGGAGCCGGTACGTAACCGCGTGATGATTTTAGAGCGCAGCGACGAGAAAACGCCGTTCGAGCTGGGCGTCTGCGCGCCGAAAAAGCGGCTGCATGAACCGCTGATCGATGCGTTCTGGAAGATCGTCCTCGAGAGAAAAATCGACGACGGGAAGTGA
- a CDS encoding DUF2461 domain-containing protein has translation MAGRFQGFAQEGLDFLQQVRIENDKTWFEEHRFIYERSILTPFRALVDDLAPTMLEIDPQLETRSAIGKTLSRIHRDTRFSHDKSLYRSRMWLTFKRSAKNWTDAPAYFFEISPDTLRYGLGYYSASRPTMDLFRHTLQQRPQQFLSVAECCGAPFELVGESYKRLRAKGLDPTISDWYHRKSFAAMATDTDVEKLFHADLVTQLADGFRQLEPLYQWLMTVETMKQIDPEDL, from the coding sequence ATGGCGGGACGCTTTCAGGGATTTGCACAAGAAGGGCTCGATTTTCTTCAGCAGGTGCGAATAGAGAACGATAAAACATGGTTTGAAGAGCACCGATTTATCTACGAACGCAGCATTCTCACGCCTTTTCGCGCGCTGGTGGACGATTTAGCGCCGACGATGCTGGAGATAGACCCGCAGCTTGAGACGCGGTCGGCGATTGGCAAAACGCTGTCGCGTATTCATCGTGACACGCGTTTCTCGCACGATAAATCGCTGTACCGCAGCCGGATGTGGCTCACTTTCAAACGTTCGGCGAAAAACTGGACCGATGCGCCAGCATACTTTTTTGAAATCAGTCCAGATACCTTGCGCTATGGGCTGGGCTACTACAGCGCCAGCAGGCCGACCATGGATCTGTTCCGTCATACGCTGCAACAACGTCCGCAGCAGTTTTTGTCGGTGGCCGAGTGCTGCGGCGCGCCGTTTGAGCTGGTGGGTGAAAGTTACAAACGGCTGCGGGCTAAGGGCCTCGACCCGACGATTTCCGACTGGTATCACCGCAAATCCTTTGCTGCAATGGCGACGGATACCGACGTGGAAAAACTGTTCCACGCCGATCTGGTCACGCAGTTAGCCGACGGCTTTCGCCAGCTGGAGCCGCTGTACCAGTGGCTGATGACGGTAGAAACGATGAAGCAGATTGACCCGGAAGACCTGTAG
- a CDS encoding dihydroxyacetone kinase subunit DhaK, with protein MQKPKKLFNNTDNIRSEIMQGLVYAGMGKLHPLAEYCAVYRTVESAAQTVIVSGGGSGHEPTFAGFVGEGGIDACALGEVFTSPSPDQIIEASRAVHQGNGVLFLYGNYSGDGMNFDIATEILAEEGIECRTVRATDDIASAPPERMSDRRGVGGLAFLYKLAGAAAQFEHYTLPALEALARKANHNTRTLGVALSGCALPQSDTFNFSLAENEIELGIGIHGEPGLCRIPLPQTDELVEMMIARLGDDLPFDRGDKVCVSINNLGALSNTELMVVARKVGMALAERDITTYDVQVGHFCTSLEMSGFSLSLLRLDAEMQRLYDYPINTLGWRK; from the coding sequence ATGCAGAAACCCAAAAAGCTGTTCAACAACACCGATAATATCCGCAGCGAAATCATGCAGGGGCTCGTATATGCGGGGATGGGGAAACTCCACCCTCTGGCGGAATACTGCGCGGTCTATCGAACGGTAGAATCAGCGGCGCAGACCGTTATCGTCAGCGGCGGTGGCAGCGGCCATGAACCCACCTTCGCCGGGTTTGTCGGTGAAGGCGGGATCGACGCCTGCGCGCTCGGCGAGGTTTTCACCTCGCCCTCTCCCGATCAGATTATTGAGGCCAGCCGCGCCGTTCATCAGGGCAACGGCGTACTGTTTCTTTACGGGAACTACTCCGGCGACGGCATGAATTTTGATATCGCCACCGAGATCCTCGCGGAAGAAGGCATTGAATGCCGTACCGTTCGCGCCACCGATGATATTGCCTCTGCACCGCCAGAAAGAATGTCTGACCGTCGTGGCGTCGGCGGGCTGGCATTTTTATACAAGCTGGCGGGGGCGGCAGCACAGTTTGAGCATTACACGCTGCCCGCGCTGGAAGCGCTGGCGCGGAAAGCCAACCACAATACGCGTACCCTCGGCGTGGCGCTCAGCGGCTGCGCTTTACCGCAGTCCGACACCTTTAATTTTAGCCTGGCAGAAAATGAGATCGAACTGGGAATTGGTATACACGGCGAGCCCGGGCTGTGCCGCATTCCCCTGCCGCAGACCGATGAACTGGTGGAGATGATGATCGCACGACTGGGCGATGACCTGCCGTTTGATCGGGGCGATAAGGTCTGCGTCAGCATCAATAATCTGGGGGCGCTGAGCAACACCGAGCTGATGGTGGTAGCCCGTAAAGTCGGTATGGCGTTGGCAGAACGTGACATCACCACCTATGACGTGCAGGTGGGACATTTCTGTACCTCGCTGGAGATGTCTGGCTTCTCACTCAGCCTGCTGCGGCTAGATGCGGAAATGCAGCGTCTGTATGACTACCCCATTAATACGCTCGGCTGGAGAAAATAA
- the dhaL gene encoding dihydroxyacetone kinase subunit DhaL, whose protein sequence is MNVTQFTACLRYVCEGMIASEPRLTALDQVIGDGDHGIGIKRGFTALHALLTSADFAPADIGDCLLHSGTRLMTSMGGASGAIFGTLFRTGGKGMMGQTDFDAAALAEWLAIGMQAIHQRGGAKPGDKTMVDALAAASERANADVALPLSESLSHCAQAAMVGSEKTAAMVARFGRAKNLGERAIGHCDPGAVSMALILQFMAEFAQRG, encoded by the coding sequence ATGAATGTAACGCAATTCACCGCTTGCCTACGGTATGTCTGTGAGGGAATGATCGCCAGTGAACCACGCCTGACCGCGCTCGATCAGGTCATTGGCGATGGCGACCACGGTATTGGCATCAAGCGCGGCTTTACCGCGCTACACGCTTTACTCACATCCGCCGATTTTGCACCCGCCGATATCGGCGACTGTCTTTTGCATAGCGGGACGCGGCTGATGACCAGCATGGGCGGCGCTTCCGGGGCCATTTTCGGCACCCTCTTCCGCACTGGAGGAAAAGGGATGATGGGCCAGACTGACTTTGATGCTGCCGCGCTGGCCGAGTGGCTGGCGATAGGCATGCAGGCCATCCACCAACGCGGCGGCGCAAAGCCCGGTGATAAAACGATGGTCGATGCACTGGCCGCAGCGTCTGAGCGAGCCAACGCTGACGTTGCGCTACCGTTGTCTGAATCGCTATCCCACTGCGCACAGGCGGCTATGGTGGGATCGGAAAAAACCGCGGCCATGGTTGCCCGCTTCGGACGGGCAAAGAATCTGGGCGAGCGGGCCATCGGGCACTGCGATCCCGGCGCCGTCTCCATGGCGCTGATCCTGCAGTTTATGGCCGAATTTGCCCAGCGGGGCTAA
- the fabV gene encoding enoyl-ACP reductase FabV, whose product MIIKPKIRGFICTTTHPTGCKVNVEKQIDYVKKNGKIANGPSRVLVIGASTGYGLASRISAAFGSGAATIGVFFEKPGTETKPGSAGWYNSAAFDEAAKREGLYAKSINGDAFSDECRDEVIKLIKEDLGQIDLVVYSLASPVRKMPKTGEIVRSALKPIGEVYTSKAIDTNKDQIITASIEPATEEEVQNTVTVMGGEDWELWMGALSEAGVLADGVKTVAYSYIGTDLTWPIYWHGALGKAKEDLDRAAGELRNQLAPLHGSANVAVLKSVITQASSAIPVMPLYISMVFKLMKAQGIHEGCIEQINRLMTTSLYGDKVALDDNQRIRMDDWELREDIQQACRDLWPLITTENLAQETDYAGYKQEFLNLFGFGLDEVDYDADVNTEVEFDVITL is encoded by the coding sequence ATGATAATCAAACCAAAAATTCGTGGATTCATCTGTACAACGACCCATCCGACTGGCTGCAAAGTCAATGTGGAAAAACAGATCGATTATGTGAAGAAAAACGGGAAAATCGCTAACGGCCCTTCCCGCGTGCTGGTCATCGGTGCTTCCACCGGTTATGGCCTGGCGTCCAGAATTTCCGCCGCGTTTGGCAGCGGTGCCGCCACTATCGGCGTATTTTTCGAAAAACCAGGCACGGAAACCAAACCGGGTTCCGCGGGCTGGTATAACTCTGCTGCCTTCGATGAGGCAGCAAAACGTGAAGGCCTGTATGCCAAGAGCATCAACGGCGACGCGTTCTCTGATGAATGCCGCGATGAAGTCATCAAACTGATCAAAGAAGACCTGGGTCAGATTGACCTGGTGGTTTACTCACTGGCTTCCCCGGTGCGTAAAATGCCGAAAACCGGTGAAATCGTCCGTTCTGCGCTGAAGCCAATCGGTGAGGTTTACACCTCTAAAGCGATCGATACCAACAAAGATCAGATCATCACCGCCAGCATTGAGCCGGCAACCGAAGAAGAAGTGCAGAACACCGTCACCGTTATGGGCGGCGAAGACTGGGAACTGTGGATGGGCGCGCTGAGCGAAGCCGGCGTGCTGGCTGACGGCGTGAAAACCGTAGCCTACTCCTACATCGGTACCGACCTGACCTGGCCAATCTACTGGCACGGCGCGCTGGGCAAAGCAAAAGAAGACCTCGATCGCGCCGCGGGCGAACTGCGTAACCAGCTGGCTCCGCTGCACGGTTCCGCGAACGTTGCCGTACTGAAGTCCGTTATAACTCAGGCGTCTTCCGCCATTCCGGTAATGCCGTTGTACATCTCCATGGTCTTCAAACTGATGAAAGCACAGGGGATTCATGAAGGCTGTATCGAGCAGATCAACCGTCTGATGACCACCAGCCTGTACGGCGACAAAGTGGCGCTTGATGACAACCAGCGTATCCGTATGGATGACTGGGAACTGCGCGAAGACATTCAGCAGGCATGTCGCGACCTGTGGCCGCTGATCACCACCGAAAACCTGGCGCAAGAAACTGACTATGCAGGGTACAAGCAGGAATTCCTGAACCTGTTCGGTTTTGGCCTCGACGAAGTGGATTACGATGCTGACGTGAATACCGAAGTCGAATTCGACGTCATCACGCTGTAG
- a CDS encoding HPr family phosphocarrier protein yields the protein MLKEVVKISNQHGIHARPAGVLAKVCAQYQSRIEMIYDGKVIKGKSIMSILGAGIKGKGSLEIICSGSDEREAMAKLKVLFAEGFGFD from the coding sequence ATGTTGAAAGAAGTGGTGAAAATCAGCAATCAGCACGGCATTCACGCGCGTCCAGCTGGGGTGCTGGCCAAAGTCTGCGCGCAGTATCAATCGCGGATCGAGATGATCTACGACGGTAAGGTTATCAAGGGAAAAAGCATTATGAGTATTTTGGGGGCCGGTATTAAAGGTAAAGGATCGCTGGAGATCATCTGTAGCGGCAGCGATGAGCGAGAAGCGATGGCGAAGCTGAAAGTGCTGTTTGCGGAAGGTTTCGGTTTTGACTAG